A single region of the Salvia miltiorrhiza cultivar Shanhuang (shh) chromosome 8, IMPLAD_Smil_shh, whole genome shotgun sequence genome encodes:
- the LOC130999409 gene encoding uncharacterized protein LOC130999409 isoform X1, producing MASRTQSNGRSFELELQLEQEVENKPPTVEKDAEDSIESSPNREMTTYSQHYFGSIRDGFSISIIENMKEEYGLFVWPSSVILAEYVWQQKSRFSGVNVVELGAGTSLPGLVAAKVGADVTLTDDLSKAEVLSNMRRVCNINDLKCKVLGVTWGVFEAPIFTLHPKIILGADVLYDTSAFDDLFSTVTFLLQKCPDSVFITTYHNRSGHHLIEFLMEKWRLKCTKLLDGFSLLPPHKASKLSGDIQLAELFWMN from the exons ATGGCTTCGAGAACCCAGAGCAACGGACGCAGCTTCGAATTGGAGCTCCAACTCGAACAAGAAGTGGAAAATAAG CCCCCAACCGTTGAGAAGGATGCGGAAGATTCAATCGAATCATCCCCTAATCGAGAAATGACCACGTACTCGCAGCATTACTTTGGCAGTATCAGAGATGGTTTCTCCATCAGCATCATTGAG AATATGAAAGAAGAATACGGTCTATTTGTGTGGCCTTCAAGCGTCATTCTGGCTGAGTATGTTTGGCAGCAAAAATCACGGTTTTCTGGGGTTAATGTTGTTGAG CTCGGTGCTGGAACTTCATTGCCTGGACTAGTTGCTGCTAAAGTGGGTGCGGATGTGACACTGACTGATGACTTGAGTAAAGCAGAG GTTTTGAGTAACATGAGACGGGTTTGCAACATAAACGACCTCAAATGCAAG GTTTTGGGAGTGACGTGGGGCGTATTTGAAGCTCCGATCTTTACTCTGCACCCTAAAATAATTCTTGGAGCTGATGTGCTCTACGACACAAGTG CCTTCGATGATCTATTTTCGACTGTAACGTTTTTGCTGCAGAAATGCCCAGATTCTGTTTTCATCACCACCTATCACAACAGAAG TGGGCATCACCTCATTGAGTTCTTGATGGAGAAATGGCGTCTGAAGTGTACGAAGCTACTCGACGGCTTCTCCCTCCTGCCGCCTCACAAGGCGTCAAAGCTGAGCGGCGACATTCAGTTGGCCGAATTGTTCTGGATGAATTGA
- the LOC130998798 gene encoding uncharacterized protein LOC130998798, which translates to MEGAPRGRGRGRGRGRGRGRGFVPEEPIPQVAPNRTAEEKFRKEKPPTFDGLGEPADAEKWVRAIERIFNYIRCDDEDKVACATYQLVDEADFWWESVRRTMTDEQWENFTWEEFKAELYEKYIPGCYRQKKQNEFWNLRQKTGTVTEYDRAFNQLSRYAPTLVDSDEKRAEKFRNGLRHEIAISLASQGGLTYAQTLSRALTIESLLPREKGKSPEQFGFVPSQDGSKGKRKWNEGTGGNIGNGKKPWTANQNQNQHQNPQPQAIVQTPCPKCQKLHPGECLKGMNVCYNCGEAGHYVSTCPKKGGGAPQQQNPGNQQRQNQGPRGNQNQPRYARAYALNQHRAAGDHGNLAGTINVFDMSIIALFNIGVSYSSISYVACKKLEFTL; encoded by the coding sequence ATGGAAGGTGCACCAAGAGGACGTGGTAGAGGGCGCGGACGTGGCCGTGGGCGCGGTAGGGGATTTGTACCCGAAGAGCCTATTCcacaagtagcaccaaatcgCACAGCCGAGGAAAAGTTTCGCAAGGAAAAACCCCCAACGTTTGATGGATTGGGCGAACCTGCGGATGCCGAGAAATGGGTTAGGGCAATAGAACGGATCTTCAACTACATCCGTTGTGACGATGAGGATAAAGTGGCATGCGCAACTTATCAGTTGGTGGACgaagctgacttttggtgggagtcAGTGAGGCGGACTATGACTGACGAACAGTGGGAGAATTTCACATGGGAAGAATTCAAGGCTGAATTGTATGAGAAGTATATACCAGGATGTTACCGACAAAAGAAACAGAACGAGTTTTGGAATTTGAGACAGAAAACGGGAACTGTGACCGAGTATGATAGAGccttcaatcagctatcaagatatgctccgacgTTGGTGGACAGCGATGAGAAACGCGCAGAGAAGTTCAGAAACGGACTGCGTCACGAGATAGCGATTTCCCTAGCAAGTCAAGGGGGTCTCACCTACGCGCAGACATTGAGCAGAGCCCTCACTATTGAGTCATTGTTGccaagggagaaaggaaaaTCCCCCGAACAGTTTGGATTTGTACCATCTCAAGATGGTAGTaagggaaagagaaaatggaatgaagggaCTGGTGGAAACattggaaatgggaagaaaccatggaCGGCAAATCAAAATCAGAATCAACATCAGAACCCACAACCTCAAGCAATAGTTCAAACTCCTTGCCCAAAATGTCAAAAACTCCATCCGGGAGAATGTCTGAAAGGAATGAACGTCTGCTATAACTGCGGAGAGGCCGGGCATTATGTCTCAACATGCCCAAAGAAGGGAGGAGGAGCACCCCAACAACAAAATCCTGGAAACCAACAACGACAAAACCAAGGTCCTAGAGGAAATCAGAACCAACCACGATacgctagggcctatgcccttaaccaacATCGAGCAGCAGGAGATCacggaaacctggcaggtacgATTAATGTTTTCGACATGTCGATTATAGCTCTATTCAATATTGGAGTATCCTATTCTTCCATTTCATATGTTGCTTGTAAGAAATTAGAATTTACGCTATAA
- the LOC130999409 gene encoding uncharacterized protein LOC130999409 isoform X3 has product MASRTQSNGRSFELELQLEQEVENKPPTVEKDAEDSIESSPNREMTTYSQHYFGSIRDGFSISIIENMKEEYGLFVWPSSVILAEYVWQQKSRFSGVNVVELGAGTSLPGLVAAKVGADVTLTDDLSKAEVLSNMRRVCNINDLKCKVLGVTWGVFEAPIFTLHPKIILGADVLYDTSEMPRFCFHHHLSQQKWASPH; this is encoded by the exons ATGGCTTCGAGAACCCAGAGCAACGGACGCAGCTTCGAATTGGAGCTCCAACTCGAACAAGAAGTGGAAAATAAG CCCCCAACCGTTGAGAAGGATGCGGAAGATTCAATCGAATCATCCCCTAATCGAGAAATGACCACGTACTCGCAGCATTACTTTGGCAGTATCAGAGATGGTTTCTCCATCAGCATCATTGAG AATATGAAAGAAGAATACGGTCTATTTGTGTGGCCTTCAAGCGTCATTCTGGCTGAGTATGTTTGGCAGCAAAAATCACGGTTTTCTGGGGTTAATGTTGTTGAG CTCGGTGCTGGAACTTCATTGCCTGGACTAGTTGCTGCTAAAGTGGGTGCGGATGTGACACTGACTGATGACTTGAGTAAAGCAGAG GTTTTGAGTAACATGAGACGGGTTTGCAACATAAACGACCTCAAATGCAAG GTTTTGGGAGTGACGTGGGGCGTATTTGAAGCTCCGATCTTTACTCTGCACCCTAAAATAATTCTTGGAGCTGATGTGCTCTACGACACAAGTG AAATGCCCAGATTCTGTTTTCATCACCACCTATCACAACAGAAG TGGGCATCACCTCATTGA
- the LOC130999409 gene encoding uncharacterized protein LOC130999409 isoform X2: MASRTQSNGRSFELELQLEQEVENKPPTVEKDAEDSIESSPNREMTTYSQHYFGSIRDGFSISIIENMKEEYGLFVWPSSVILAEYVWQQKSRFSGVNVVELGAGTSLPGLVAAKVGADVTLTDDLSKAEVLSNMRRVCNINDLKCKVLGVTWGVFEAPIFTLHPKIILGADVLYDTSEMPRFCFHHHLSQQKVLLQTPLQLPSLQT; the protein is encoded by the exons ATGGCTTCGAGAACCCAGAGCAACGGACGCAGCTTCGAATTGGAGCTCCAACTCGAACAAGAAGTGGAAAATAAG CCCCCAACCGTTGAGAAGGATGCGGAAGATTCAATCGAATCATCCCCTAATCGAGAAATGACCACGTACTCGCAGCATTACTTTGGCAGTATCAGAGATGGTTTCTCCATCAGCATCATTGAG AATATGAAAGAAGAATACGGTCTATTTGTGTGGCCTTCAAGCGTCATTCTGGCTGAGTATGTTTGGCAGCAAAAATCACGGTTTTCTGGGGTTAATGTTGTTGAG CTCGGTGCTGGAACTTCATTGCCTGGACTAGTTGCTGCTAAAGTGGGTGCGGATGTGACACTGACTGATGACTTGAGTAAAGCAGAG GTTTTGAGTAACATGAGACGGGTTTGCAACATAAACGACCTCAAATGCAAG GTTTTGGGAGTGACGTGGGGCGTATTTGAAGCTCCGATCTTTACTCTGCACCCTAAAATAATTCTTGGAGCTGATGTGCTCTACGACACAAGTG AAATGCCCAGATTCTGTTTTCATCACCACCTATCACAACAGAAGGTACTTCTTCAAACACCATTGCAGCTTCCTTCACTCcaaacatga